A window of Kocuria sp. TGY1127_2 genomic DNA:
CCTCCCCTTGATCGGCGCGGTTTTCGCCCTCACACGCTTCACGCTGGGTTTCGTGGCCTGCTTGCCCCTCCTCGGGCTGGGCCAGCTCGCGGTTCACGGGCTTCTCATGATCGGCTCGATCTCCACCGGAGACCATACTTCGATCCTCGGCGGAGCACCCGTCGGGACCAGCTCGGCGCACGTCGGTGGCACGGACATGCACCAGGCGGCCGGGGTAGCACACGTCGGGATGATGCATTCGGGACATGCGCTTTCCGGAGGCACAGACTCCATGACCATGGGGAACGGTTCCATGCCGATGCTCCTGGCCCACGTGATCGGAACAGTGCTCGCAGCCGCCGTCGTGGGTGCGGTCGATGCCACTCTGTGGGTCCTCGCGGTCCTGATCCTGCCATGGGTCGCTCGGCTGATGGGGGTTGCTCCCCTTTGCCGCAAGCCTGCCCCTACCGGTTTCCCGGACGCATCCGAGGCACTTCCCCAGAGGAAACCACGAGCCTTGGATCCGGTCCGAGGCCCGCCTCTCCACCTCGCATTCAGCTGAAACAGACGTCGGTCCATCCTGGGCCGGCGCAATTCTGCGCGCACTGAAGCGCGCACCGATGCGAGGAACAGAAAATGACAACCATCGATATATCGCGCCCTGAAACGGGCCCTAACACCACACCTCCCCCTCGAGGCCGCAGCGGCTGGTTCCGGGCCATGGTTCTGAGGCTGCACTTCTTCACCGGCCTGATCGTCGGACCGTTCATTCTGGTCGCGGCGCTCTCCGGAGCGTTGTACGCTATGGCTCCACAACTCGAGAAAGCCGTCTACTCCCACGAGCTGTACTCGGGCACCGAGGCCCAGAACCTGTCTCTCGATGACCAGGTGCAACGGGCCATAGAACATGTTGATCGAGAGAGCACAGAACATGAGGCGCCTCCGCTGACGTCTGTGCGGCCTGCACCGCAACCGGGGATGACGACCCGGGTCATGTTCGCGCCACCGGAAGGTTCTTCCCCTTCTGACCACAGGGCCGTGTTCGTCAGCCCTGCCGACGGGGAAATTCGTGGGGACCTGACCGTTTACGGTTCCTCCAGCTCGCTGCCGCTCCGCACATGGATCGATCAGCTCCACCGCAACCTCCATCTGGGGGAACCCGGACGCCTGTACGCCGAGTTCGCGGCATCATGGATGTGGGTTATTGCCCTCGGAGGCCTGATCCTGTGGGTGCCTCAGCTGACCGGACGGTTGCGTGCAGGGCTTTCCCGACGTCGAGCTATTCGAGAAGCCATGTTGCCGACGCCCGGAGTCAAGGGGCGGAAGCGTCTGCTGGGGTGGCATTATTCGGCGGGTTTGGGCCTTCTGGTCGCGATGCTGTTCCTCTCGGCCACCGGAATCACGTGGTCCACTTATGGGGGCGAGAACGTCACTCGACTTCGTGCCGCACTTGACTGGTCCACCCCCGAAGCGAGCACGTCATTGACAGGGGCGGAAACACCTGCCGACGAACATGCTGGTCACGCAGAACATGCGGCCGCCTCCGATGATTCGTCCTCCATGTCGATGCCCCTGGATTCCGGCTACGATGCGATCATGCGCGCATCGCGGCGTCTGGGCATCGGATCGGACCAGGTCGAGATCGTACCGGCAGCGTCTATGGACAAAGCGTGGACGGTACAGGAGGTCGACCGCCACTACCCCACTCACGTGGACAGCGTGACGATCGACCCGATGACGTACGAACGGGTGGATTCGGTGTCGTTCAAGAACGACTACTCGCTGCCGGCGAAGCTGGCCCGGTGGGGAATCGACATTCACATGGGACTCTGGTTCGGATTGCTCAATCAGCTGGTGCTCTTCGTCGTCGCAATCGGGATCGCCGCGATGGTGGTGACCGGTTATTGGATGTGGTTCAAACGCCGTCCGACGTTGTCCCGAATGAAGGCTCCGAAATCGGGATTGCGGAGCGCCCCTTGGTGGGCATGGCCCGCCGTGGGCATCCCCGCCTTGGTGATCGGCTGGTTCCTTCCCCTTCTGGGGCTTCCGCTCGTGGCCTTCGTCCTCGTTGACGGCGCCTTGGCGTGGAGAAGCTCGCGCACCAGAGACACCGCCTGACAAGGGCGTCCCTGAAAGATGGCCCGAGGCTGACTCGCGAGGGTCTGCTTCGGGTCATCCGCGGGCGGTCATCGCCGCCTGCCTAGTATAGATGCATGGCAGAGACACAGAACCCCTTGGAATCGACCGGCCGGACCCTCGGATGGGGGATCGTTGCAACGGGCTCGATTGCCCGGAAAGTCACCCCCGACATCGGGGCCCTCGCCGATGCCCGCCTCGTCGGAGTTTCTTCCCGAACTCAGGCGAGCGCGGATGACTTCGCCCAGGAATTCGGTGTCGACAGGGCCTACGGGGACGACGCCGAGCACACCGGATACGAAAAATTGCTGGCCGACCCCGAGGTGGAGGTTCTCTACATTGGGACGCCGCACGGACAGCACTACGAGAATATGCTGGCGGCGCTCGAAGCGGGCAAGAACATCGTGTGCGAGAAGTCCTTCACCATGAATGCCCGCCAGGCCCGAGAGGTCCTGGGCCTGGCCGGGGAGAAGGGTTTATTCGTCATGGAGGGGCTGTGGACCCGTTTCCATCCGCTCAGGGCACGTGTGGCAGAGATCCTCGAGTCCGGCGAAATCGGCGTGGCCAGATGGGTGCAGGCCGACCTGGGCTTTCGCGGCCCCACCGAAATCACGCACCGCTTGTGGCGTGAGGACGCCGGCGGAGGCGGACTCCTCGACATGGGCTGTTATGTTTTGCACTGGCCGTGGCTGGCCCTCGGAAAACCAACCGGATTCACCGCACAGACCATCAAACGCGGAAATGTTGATGCCCTGACCCAGATCACGGGCACATTCGAGAAGGCTGCGGCCCAGATGACCATATCCTTGGTCTCCCAGGGGCCTCG
This region includes:
- a CDS encoding PepSY domain-containing protein produces the protein MTTIDISRPETGPNTTPPPRGRSGWFRAMVLRLHFFTGLIVGPFILVAALSGALYAMAPQLEKAVYSHELYSGTEAQNLSLDDQVQRAIEHVDRESTEHEAPPLTSVRPAPQPGMTTRVMFAPPEGSSPSDHRAVFVSPADGEIRGDLTVYGSSSSLPLRTWIDQLHRNLHLGEPGRLYAEFAASWMWVIALGGLILWVPQLTGRLRAGLSRRRAIREAMLPTPGVKGRKRLLGWHYSAGLGLLVAMLFLSATGITWSTYGGENVTRLRAALDWSTPEASTSLTGAETPADEHAGHAEHAAASDDSSSMSMPLDSGYDAIMRASRRLGIGSDQVEIVPAASMDKAWTVQEVDRHYPTHVDSVTIDPMTYERVDSVSFKNDYSLPAKLARWGIDIHMGLWFGLLNQLVLFVVAIGIAAMVVTGYWMWFKRRPTLSRMKAPKSGLRSAPWWAWPAVGIPALVIGWFLPLLGLPLVAFVLVDGALAWRSSRTRDTA
- a CDS encoding Gfo/Idh/MocA family protein, which codes for MAETQNPLESTGRTLGWGIVATGSIARKVTPDIGALADARLVGVSSRTQASADDFAQEFGVDRAYGDDAEHTGYEKLLADPEVEVLYIGTPHGQHYENMLAALEAGKNIVCEKSFTMNARQAREVLGLAGEKGLFVMEGLWTRFHPLRARVAEILESGEIGVARWVQADLGFRGPTEITHRLWREDAGGGGLLDMGCYVLHWPWLALGKPTGFTAQTIKRGNVDALTQITGTFEKAAAQMTISLVSQGPRQAIISGHEGFITIGSPMHQARSFTVTNSQGQIREESWPLVGRGYCYEMREATRRIQEGSLESPIMPWEDTIAQMEMIDEIRGQIGVVYPDHDEA